GATCCAATGTCACCTGAGCACAAACAAAAACACCAGCCGGAACCAACCGACTGGTGTTTTTTCAGTTCTGCTCAAGGAAGTTCCCCAAGCTCAAGCCTGATTCAAAGCCGTTTCAGTTAGCCCTGCACGCTACGCAGGACTGCCTTCAGCTGCTCGAAATCATTGTCGCGCTCCAGCGACAACAGCGCCATGGCATTGTGCTTGGCCAGCGGACCCGGCAGCGCAATATCTTTGCCCAGGATCTCATCAACGACTTCCTTGAACTTCGCCGGGTGAGCGGTACACAGGAACAGACCGGTTTCACCTTCAGCCAGTTGCTCGGTCAGGACCCGGTACGCAATCGCGCCATGCGGCTCACACAAATAGCCTTCGGCATCCATCTGACGCAGGGTCTCACTCGCCTGGGCATCGGTCACCGCGCCATAACCCAGCTCACTCAGGCCCCATCCTTTCACCTGACACAGTTCTTCAATTCGCGGCCAGTTATTCGGCTGGCTGACATCCATGGCGTTGGACAGCGTCGGTACCGTCGGCTTCGGCGCCCACTCACCGTCTTTCAGGTAACGCGGGACAGTGTCATTGACGTTGGTGGCGGCAATAAAGCGTTTGACCGGCAAGCCGAGTGCTTTGGCCAGCAGCCCGGCCGTCAGGTTGCCGAAGTTACCGCTCGGGACCGACACCACCAGGTTCTCGCGCTCGGCTTTCGGCAGTTGCGCCACCGCTTCAAAGTAATAGCAAATCTGCGCCATCAGGCGGCTGATGTTGATCGAGTTGGCCGAGTTCAGGCCCACTTCCTGGCGTAGTGCTTCATCATCAAACGCCTGCTTCACCAGCGCCTGACAGTCATCAAACGTGCCCTCGACAGCCACGGTGGTGATGTTACCGCCCAGGGTACAGAACAGTTTTTCCTGCAGCGGGCTGATCTTGCCTTTCGGATACAGGATCACCACCTTGATTTTCTCCATGCCGTAAAACGCATGGGCTACCGCAGCGCCGGTATCACCTGAGGTCGCGGTTAGAATGGTGATGTGGCCGTCATCGTCGGTGACAGCGGCCAGCGACTGGGCCATAAACCGGCCACCGAAATCCTTAAACGCCAGGGTCGGGCCGTGGAACAATTCCAGCGCATAGACCCCGTCTTTGACTTTGGCGACCGGTGCCGGGAAATGAAACGCATTCGAGACCATCTGGGCTACGGTTTCCTCAGCCAGCTCCT
Above is a window of Photobacterium sp. TY1-4 DNA encoding:
- the thrC gene encoding threonine synthase; its protein translation is MKLYNLKEHQEQVSFGQAVRQGLGRNQGLFFPNELPELGDIDSLLEMDFVSRSSKILSAFIGEELAEETVAQMVSNAFHFPAPVAKVKDGVYALELFHGPTLAFKDFGGRFMAQSLAAVTDDDGHITILTATSGDTGAAVAHAFYGMEKIKVVILYPKGKISPLQEKLFCTLGGNITTVAVEGTFDDCQALVKQAFDDEALRQEVGLNSANSINISRLMAQICYYFEAVAQLPKAERENLVVSVPSGNFGNLTAGLLAKALGLPVKRFIAATNVNDTVPRYLKDGEWAPKPTVPTLSNAMDVSQPNNWPRIEELCQVKGWGLSELGYGAVTDAQASETLRQMDAEGYLCEPHGAIAYRVLTEQLAEGETGLFLCTAHPAKFKEVVDEILGKDIALPGPLAKHNAMALLSLERDNDFEQLKAVLRSVQG